In the genome of Halobacterium noricense, one region contains:
- a CDS encoding (2,3-dihydroxybenzoyl)adenylate synthase, translating into MSDDLSPASLEGYVPFPQERIDRYRDAGYWRDLTFHELLDQRADETPEKVAVTGPNRELTYAELAKRSRSLATALNANDVTAGERVIFQLPNSVEFLEAFFGCSRVGAIPVQALPRHREAEVRHLLDNFDTTAYLTAGDRYEMGFDFVSLVDNIESEYPHLETLIGVADDANSLPGGWEDFDSLCETTPDDERLDSLEISPTEPGVMLLSGGTTGMPKGIPRTHNDYLYQWEHMADVAGVDSDWVAFPSVPIGHNASLNCIVGAAIWEGATVAVEPTLKPEALMDLIEREGGMYSLFIPTQLIDILEHPDLDEYDLSSLEVIISGGQKVLPHVVRDSVDAWDVGFCNIFGMAEGPLICTRPEDDVDIQAETVGRPISDGAEVRIVGFDREETVPQGETGELSVRGPGYFTGYFRNDEENADNFDDDGWLYTEDVLSHREDGNYAVFGRIKNTIIRGGENIYAPGVEDIVAEHPDIANVAIVAMPDERLGERPCAFVELTEDATPLTLDDLTEFLEERGVAVFKRPERLEVMRDLPRTEVGKLDKKRLEELAAENAN; encoded by the coding sequence ATGAGTGACGATCTCTCACCCGCATCCCTAGAGGGGTACGTTCCCTTCCCACAGGAACGCATCGACCGCTACCGTGACGCAGGTTACTGGCGCGATTTGACGTTCCACGAGCTGCTTGACCAACGCGCAGACGAAACACCAGAGAAGGTCGCCGTCACAGGCCCAAACCGGGAACTAACTTACGCTGAACTTGCAAAACGCTCCCGGAGCCTAGCCACTGCCCTCAACGCAAACGACGTCACCGCCGGCGAACGAGTTATCTTCCAATTGCCGAACTCAGTCGAGTTCCTTGAAGCGTTCTTCGGCTGCTCCCGAGTCGGCGCAATCCCTGTACAAGCACTTCCTCGCCATCGTGAAGCCGAAGTCCGGCATCTCCTAGATAACTTCGATACAACGGCCTACCTTACTGCCGGCGATCGGTACGAGATGGGATTCGACTTTGTTTCGCTCGTCGACAATATCGAGTCGGAATACCCCCACCTCGAGACACTCATCGGCGTCGCCGACGATGCTAATTCACTCCCAGGAGGCTGGGAGGACTTCGACTCACTGTGCGAAACCACGCCGGACGACGAGCGACTCGATTCCCTCGAAATCTCACCAACTGAACCCGGAGTGATGCTGCTTTCTGGTGGGACTACCGGAATGCCGAAAGGAATCCCGCGCACCCATAATGATTATCTGTACCAGTGGGAGCACATGGCTGACGTCGCTGGTGTCGACAGCGACTGGGTCGCCTTCCCTAGCGTTCCGATTGGTCACAATGCCTCCCTAAACTGTATTGTCGGCGCCGCTATTTGGGAAGGCGCGACTGTCGCAGTCGAGCCGACGCTCAAACCCGAAGCCTTGATGGATCTCATCGAACGGGAGGGCGGGATGTACTCGCTGTTCATCCCCACCCAACTCATCGACATTCTCGAACACCCCGACCTAGACGAATACGACCTCTCCAGCCTCGAAGTCATTATTAGCGGCGGCCAGAAAGTCCTACCACACGTCGTTCGCGATAGCGTGGACGCATGGGACGTCGGATTCTGCAACATCTTCGGGATGGCAGAAGGCCCACTCATTTGTACCCGCCCCGAAGACGACGTAGATATCCAAGCCGAAACAGTTGGCCGTCCAATTTCCGACGGTGCTGAGGTTCGAATCGTTGGTTTCGACCGCGAGGAAACCGTCCCACAGGGGGAGACAGGAGAACTCTCTGTTCGCGGTCCGGGATACTTCACTGGGTACTTCCGGAATGACGAAGAGAATGCCGATAATTTCGATGACGACGGGTGGCTCTACACCGAAGACGTGCTCTCCCATCGAGAAGACGGGAACTACGCTGTCTTCGGGCGAATCAAGAATACGATCATCCGTGGCGGCGAGAACATCTACGCACCAGGAGTGGAGGACATCGTGGCTGAACACCCCGATATCGCGAACGTGGCGATTGTAGCGATGCCGGACGAACGCCTCGGGGAACGGCCGTGTGCATTCGTCGAACTTACTGAAGACGCAACACCCCTCACCTTAGATGACCTCACCGAGTTCCTCGAAGAGCGTGGGGTTGCCGTGTTCAAACGCCCGGAACGACTGGAAGTGATGCGAGACCTCCCGCGTACTGAAGTCGGCAAGTTAGACAAGAAGCGCCTGGAAGAATTGGCTGCAGAGAACGCAAACTAA
- a CDS encoding IS4 family transposase — protein MRRLTTLFPSEFLEEHAEELGVVEREGKLQIPVLVWALVFGFATGESRTLAGFRRSYNSTADETISPGGFYHRLTPSLAEYLRDLVERGLDEVAVPDAVDADIDRFRDVMIADGTVLRLHEFLSDEFQARHEEQAGAKLHLLHNATDQTIERIDVTDEKAHDSTLFKTGSWLHGRLVLFDLAYFKYRRFALIDENDGYFVSRLKQNANPVITEELREWRGRAIPLEEEKIHDVVGDLSREYIDVEVEAEFKRGQYEGTRSLDTKRFRVVGVRDEDADDYHLYITNLPREEFLPADLGTLYRCRWEVETLFRELKTQYELDEFDTSNPVVVEILLYAALLSLLVSRELLDLVTEQADDEIVFPPERWAATFRSHAQLILHELGEFLGYSPPPLLERLIEDAQKIHQQRPILQETLATATQPRCEA, from the coding sequence ATGCGTCGTCTTACTACACTGTTTCCTTCTGAGTTCCTCGAAGAGCACGCCGAGGAACTCGGCGTGGTCGAACGCGAGGGCAAGCTTCAGATTCCCGTCCTCGTATGGGCGCTCGTGTTCGGCTTCGCCACAGGAGAGAGCCGAACACTCGCTGGGTTCAGACGTAGCTACAACTCCACAGCCGATGAGACGATCTCTCCCGGTGGCTTCTATCACCGGCTGACGCCGTCACTTGCAGAGTATCTCCGCGACCTCGTCGAGCGTGGTCTCGACGAGGTCGCTGTTCCCGACGCTGTTGACGCTGATATCGACCGATTTAGAGACGTGATGATCGCTGATGGAACGGTGCTGCGGTTGCACGAGTTCCTTTCCGACGAGTTCCAAGCTCGCCACGAGGAGCAGGCTGGAGCGAAGCTCCACCTGCTCCACAATGCCACCGACCAGACGATTGAACGGATTGACGTGACCGATGAAAAAGCGCACGACAGCACGTTGTTCAAGACGGGGTCGTGGCTGCATGGACGGCTGGTTTTGTTTGACCTAGCGTACTTCAAGTACCGCCGCTTTGCGCTGATCGACGAGAACGACGGCTACTTTGTGAGCCGGTTGAAGCAGAACGCGAATCCGGTGATAACAGAGGAGTTACGGGAATGGCGCGGGCGCGCCATTCCCTTGGAAGAGGAGAAGATCCACGACGTAGTCGGTGATCTCTCGCGGGAGTACATTGACGTAGAGGTCGAAGCGGAGTTCAAGCGGGGTCAGTACGAGGGAACACGGTCGCTAGACACGAAGCGGTTCCGCGTCGTCGGCGTCCGGGACGAGGACGCCGACGACTACCATCTGTACATCACAAATCTACCGAGAGAAGAGTTTCTCCCGGCAGATCTAGGGACGCTGTATCGGTGTCGATGGGAGGTAGAAACGCTGTTTCGTGAGTTGAAGACGCAATACGAACTAGATGAGTTCGACACGAGCAACCCTGTTGTGGTGGAGATTTTGCTGTATGCGGCGTTGCTGTCGCTGCTAGTGAGCCGTGAGTTGTTGGATCTGGTCACCGAGCAGGCTGACGACGAGATCGTGTTTCCACCGGAACGCTGGGCGGCGACCTTCCGGTCGCACGCCCAGCTCATTCTTCACGAACTCGGTGAGTTCCTCGGCTACTCACCACCGCCGCTGTTGGAGCGGCTGATCGAAGACGCACAGAAGATCCACCAGCAACGACCGATACTGCAAGAGACGCTCGCTACCGCTACGCAACCGAGGTGTGAGGCTTAG
- a CDS encoding IclR family transcriptional regulator, whose amino-acid sequence MNNDQTKRVQADDTLVSILEAIQDTRGATASEIADIVGVSKSTAYRHLTTLHDHRLVTKQNGTYDLSLRFLDLGGYAREQNTVFGDIKPTLKNIAEETGEFVGFLVEEDGLGVYLHGEMGNKGVQNDVRIGRHVHLHQSAAGKAILGSLPEQRVEEIIDEHGLPAKTPETITDRDHLKEELATIRNRRYAYARDEHTDGLWAVGVPVHDRTDQVAGAILVAGPTHRMHGEWFEQGLPEYLKGTVKEFELNHSFS is encoded by the coding sequence ATGAACAACGATCAGACCAAACGAGTGCAGGCCGACGATACCCTGGTCTCAATTCTGGAAGCGATTCAGGATACAAGAGGTGCAACAGCCTCCGAGATAGCAGATATTGTGGGGGTATCCAAAAGCACAGCCTACAGACACCTTACGACACTCCACGATCATCGGTTAGTCACGAAGCAGAACGGCACCTACGATCTTAGCCTTCGATTCCTGGACTTAGGTGGCTACGCTAGAGAGCAGAATACAGTGTTCGGGGACATCAAACCCACCCTCAAAAATATCGCAGAAGAGACGGGCGAATTCGTGGGGTTTCTCGTCGAAGAAGACGGTCTGGGTGTCTACTTACATGGTGAGATGGGGAACAAGGGAGTGCAAAACGATGTCCGAATTGGCCGTCATGTCCACCTTCACCAATCCGCCGCCGGCAAGGCGATTCTTGGTTCACTCCCGGAACAACGCGTCGAGGAAATCATCGACGAACATGGACTTCCAGCCAAAACTCCAGAAACAATCACTGACAGAGACCATCTCAAAGAGGAATTAGCAACCATCCGTAACCGCCGATACGCGTATGCACGCGATGAACATACAGATGGACTCTGGGCAGTTGGCGTCCCAGTTCACGACCGAACAGATCAGGTCGCAGGCGCCATCCTCGTTGCCGGCCCAACACATCGCATGCATGGAGAGTGGTTCGAACAAGGCCTTCCCGAATATCTCAAAGGGACCGTCAAGGAGTTTGAGCTCAATCACTCCTTCTCGTGA
- a CDS encoding IS6 family transposase: MPEIARLTGHRDWIDLDFVERERTPEPAMALGIQSHIAGLSLANTVELLDALGVHRSRKAIHDWVRKADLQPESGKSPNQIALDETVIRINDQQFWLYAAADPATNELLHVRLFSTTTTALTEIFLRELRQKHDVETAEFLVDGAKHLQTALSRAGLRFQMRRHGNRNAIERIFRELKRRTSSFSTCFSHVEPETAENWLQSFARWHNTPN; the protein is encoded by the coding sequence ATGCCAGAAATCGCCCGCCTCACCGGTCATAGAGACTGGATTGATTTGGATTTTGTGGAGCGCGAACGGACACCCGAGCCCGCGATGGCGCTGGGTATTCAATCGCATATTGCCGGGCTGTCGTTGGCGAATACCGTCGAATTGCTCGATGCGCTGGGTGTCCACCGGAGCCGCAAAGCAATCCACGATTGGGTGCGGAAAGCTGATCTACAGCCCGAATCTGGGAAATCACCGAATCAGATCGCGCTGGACGAAACAGTGATTCGAATCAACGATCAGCAATTCTGGCTGTACGCCGCCGCTGATCCAGCGACGAACGAACTGCTTCACGTCCGACTATTTTCAACGACTACGACCGCTCTAACGGAAATTTTCCTGCGTGAACTGCGACAAAAACACGATGTTGAAACGGCCGAATTTCTCGTCGATGGCGCGAAACACCTCCAAACTGCACTCTCCCGAGCTGGCCTCCGATTTCAGATGCGTCGCCACGGAAATCGGAACGCAATCGAGCGCATTTTTCGAGAGCTGAAGCGCCGAACCTCCTCATTTTCGACCTGCTTCAGCCACGTCGAACCGGAAACAGCCGAGAATTGGTTGCAGAGCTTCGCTCGCTGGCACAATACTCCAAACTAA
- a CDS encoding IS630 family transposase (programmed frameshift), translating to MEHLDEISIEELQDALENVEGKKPTERLLAAIAYKNGVTKAELAQWYDVHRKTIYNWLNRLDTDDSLEHAVSNTHCSGRNRKLSETQQQQFEATVHDSPEEVGLDAPAWTPALAQQHLEDTYGVEYSIPSCRRLLKEAGLSYQKPRRTAAEADEDEQEQFHEEFQKKHRELDATVVCIDQTKKSVQVEPRAAWFPRGTRPSVELSGQRKWTCLLGAITEDGDCFFSRFEEYVTAEHAKHFILALCEEFEDDLLVVLDGAPYFQASAVTDLAARDDLAFVTLPSYSPELNPVEECWRQLQAALSNRFFDSLDELTTVIDTALDQLSTPKVSNYF from the exons GTGGAGCACCTCGACGAAATCTCCATCGAAGAGCTGCAAGATGCTCTCGAGAACGTGGAGGGAAAGAAGCCAACAGAGCGGTTGTTAGCCGCGATCGCGTACAAAAACGGTGTCACGAAAGCCGAGCTAGCCCAGTGGTACGACGTTCACCGGAAAACAATCTACAACTGGCTCAACCGACTCGACACCGACGACTCGCTTGAGCACGCTGTCTCTAACACTCACTGTTCTGGAAGAAATCGAAAACTCTCAGAAACACAGCAACAACAGTTCGAAGCAACGGTCCACGACTCACCCGAGGAGGTCGGGTTGGATGCGCCGGCGTGGACGCCGGCGCTCGCTCAACAGCATCTCGAAGACACGTACGGCGTCGAGTATTCAATCCCGAGCTGTCGGCGGCTGTTGAAAGAAGCGGGATTGAGCTATCAAAAACCACGCCGTACAGCCGCTGAAGCCGACGAAGATGAACAAGAACAGTTCCACGAAGAGT TTCAAAAAAAGCACCGGGAGCTGGACGCCACCGTAGTCTGCATCGATCAAACGAAGAAATCTGTGCAAGTTGAGCCGCGTGCCGCATGGTTTCCGCGCGGCACGCGGCCCTCCGTGGAACTCTCTGGCCAACGCAAGTGGACGTGTTTGCTGGGCGCGATCACCGAGGACGGTGATTGCTTCTTCTCCCGCTTCGAAGAGTACGTCACCGCCGAACATGCGAAACATTTCATTCTTGCATTATGTGAAGAGTTCGAAGATGACTTGCTCGTGGTGCTAGATGGGGCGCCGTATTTTCAGGCGTCGGCCGTCACAGACCTGGCGGCCCGTGACGACCTCGCCTTCGTGACGCTTCCATCGTATTCGCCGGAGTTGAATCCGGTCGAGGAATGCTGGCGACAGCTACAAGCCGCTCTGAGCAATCGCTTTTTCGACTCACTCGACGAGCTGACAACGGTGATCGACACCGCTCTCGACCAACTTTCAACCCCTAAAGTAAGCAATTACTTCTAA
- a CDS encoding ISH3 family transposase, whose product MYSNKQADGEIHEDQLLNFLVNRLDEEVPISLANNAEIAAEDIYEVLVGACADGTSVSTLCASSQNTPTANTILYHLRTKFEPERLERVANTLLRKDIDELLPKQVEVCADLHLRPYYGDKADTDGLYHSVAKRGTTAFHAYATLYARVTNKRYTLAVRRLEDGDTASSVLAEFLGILDGLDTEIKAVYLDRGFYDSKCLTLLQTHDYAYVIPIIRWGETIQQELSEGWSRVIQHDLTGKLDGHSWTVEFPVYIDCTYLNGKYDENGVARHGYAADAPFIDSPRDARYHYTKRFGIESSYRLFEQAIATTTTRDPTVRLLYVVVSLLLQNVWRYLHYEYVATPRRGGRRLWWWPYKEFVNMVRRAAWTALAVRRAVPANRPPDDRFHR is encoded by the coding sequence GTGTACTCCAACAAGCAAGCAGACGGTGAGATTCACGAGGACCAACTTCTTAACTTTCTCGTCAACCGCCTTGACGAGGAAGTTCCAATCTCTTTAGCAAATAACGCTGAAATCGCTGCTGAGGACATCTATGAGGTCCTCGTCGGCGCTTGCGCCGACGGGACCTCTGTCTCTACGCTCTGTGCGTCGAGCCAGAATACACCCACTGCGAACACGATCCTCTACCATCTTCGGACGAAGTTCGAGCCGGAACGGCTCGAACGAGTCGCTAACACGCTCCTTCGGAAGGATATCGATGAACTGCTCCCCAAGCAGGTGGAGGTCTGCGCAGACCTCCACCTGCGACCCTACTACGGTGACAAAGCCGACACAGACGGTCTCTATCACTCGGTAGCGAAGCGTGGAACCACCGCGTTCCACGCCTACGCCACACTCTACGCGCGTGTGACGAACAAACGCTACACGCTGGCGGTGCGCCGTCTCGAAGACGGCGACACCGCCAGCAGCGTCCTCGCTGAGTTCCTCGGTATTCTCGACGGCCTTGACACCGAGATCAAGGCCGTCTACCTTGATCGCGGATTCTACGACAGCAAGTGCCTCACGCTGCTTCAGACGCACGACTACGCGTACGTGATCCCAATCATCCGGTGGGGTGAGACGATTCAGCAAGAGCTCTCGGAAGGGTGGAGTCGTGTCATTCAGCACGATCTGACAGGGAAACTCGACGGCCACAGCTGGACCGTCGAGTTTCCCGTCTACATCGACTGTACGTACCTAAACGGGAAGTATGACGAGAACGGTGTGGCGCGTCACGGCTACGCCGCTGACGCGCCGTTCATCGACTCACCACGCGACGCTCGATACCACTACACCAAGCGGTTCGGTATCGAGTCGAGCTATCGATTGTTTGAACAAGCGATAGCGACAACAACCACACGAGATCCAACGGTACGGCTGCTGTACGTCGTGGTGAGTCTGCTATTACAGAACGTCTGGCGGTACCTTCACTACGAGTATGTGGCGACGCCCCGCCGAGGCGGGCGTCGCCTCTGGTGGTGGCCGTACAAGGAGTTCGTCAATATGGTTCGACGAGCTGCGTGGACGGCCCTCGCGGTGCGTCGGGCCGTCCCCGCGAATCGGCCACCTGACGACCGGTTCCACCGCTAA